From Cellulomonas dongxiuzhuiae, the proteins below share one genomic window:
- a CDS encoding chemotaxis protein CheW, protein MSAVTWHRRPTTAALPLRTRLRHLNETIRWAPAPYFEGSARQRLRYVGYLLGSVLAWTVGGLVVVAALGRALTSV, encoded by the coding sequence GTGTCCGCCGTCACCTGGCATCGTCGTCCGACGACCGCCGCCCTTCCCCTGCGCACCCGTCTGCGCCACCTCAACGAGACCATCCGCTGGGCGCCCGCCCCGTACTTCGAGGGATCCGCCCGGCAGCGCCTGCGCTACGTCGGCTACCTGCTGGGCTCCGTGCTCGCCTGGACCGTCGGTGGCCTGGTCGTCGTCGCGGCCCTGGGCCGCGCGCTCACGTCGGTCTGA
- a CDS encoding CGNR zinc finger domain-containing protein produces the protein MVEDEDLLLAVLNSSPVVDGAVTEELEGAAGRELVARFGGAGTASELASVRRARAALHAVIRGQDDAQEQVAAMLRNASLVPEVTATGVRWELSAPADERLAARAVMAWSRVQQELPGRLRPCANDECNLFLVDHSRPGTAKWCSMAVCGNRMKVRSHAERARRGA, from the coding sequence ATGGTGGAGGACGAGGACCTGCTGCTGGCGGTGCTCAACAGCAGCCCAGTGGTCGACGGCGCAGTCACCGAAGAGCTCGAGGGCGCGGCAGGGCGCGAGCTCGTCGCCCGCTTCGGGGGAGCGGGGACGGCGTCCGAGCTGGCGAGCGTTCGGCGGGCCCGCGCTGCCCTGCACGCGGTGATCCGGGGGCAGGACGACGCGCAGGAGCAGGTGGCCGCGATGCTCCGCAACGCCTCGCTCGTGCCGGAGGTGACGGCGACGGGCGTCCGGTGGGAGCTCAGCGCCCCCGCGGACGAGCGGCTCGCGGCGCGCGCCGTCATGGCGTGGTCGCGGGTCCAGCAGGAGCTGCCCGGGCGCCTGCGCCCGTGCGCGAACGACGAGTGCAACCTCTTCCTGGTGGACCACAGCCGTCCCGGCACCGCGAAGTGGTGCTCCATGGCGGTGTGCGGCAACCGGATGAAGGTCCGCAGCCACGCGGAGCGCGCCCGCCGCGGGGCGTGA
- a CDS encoding AAA family ATPase, with protein MTDAPVRSPLGSHDIAVDRERVRRRRVIRLCLVVLVLEAYVVWSALTGRPLVVLPDVDPLVIAPVLFFVALIALLVGTQVGAGRSPHVTYRPEQVDVTLDDVVGIDPIVDDVRRSIDLFQTHRRFADQMGGTPRRGILFEGPPGTGKTLTAKAMAAEAGVPFLFVSATSFQSMYYGATARKIRTYFKALRTAARKEGGAIGFIEEIDAIALRRGGVLGADPTAAFVALPSPSAMLAGQGTGVVRNAMISEGTGVVRNAMISEGTGGVVNELLVQMQSFDEPVGSDKIYNRLVAAVNLLLPSHRQLMQRRPTRAPILLIAATNRADHLDPALLRPGRFDRRLTFNPPDAHGRRALVDHFLARRSHHPELDEPAVRDRVAAATSGWTPVMVEHLLDEALVNALRRGDDAMSFVDVEQARITELVGLGHPVTYTQTERTLIATHEAGHAVTAWLVAPNRNLEVLTIVKRGSALGLLAHGDCEEVYTHTHYDLRALVQIAMGGWVAEELFFGQTTTGPASDLAAATRTAAQMVGAAGMTGSLVSFAATDRDLVSAVIADRSARAQLEEVLDGARGTVRRLLASNRDLVEALRDALLERHELVGEEITSVLEKAVTARPDGVRPVSPGEHLRIA; from the coding sequence GTGACCGACGCCCCCGTACGCTCCCCGCTCGGCTCGCACGACATCGCCGTGGACCGTGAGCGGGTGCGTCGCCGGCGCGTGATCCGGCTGTGCCTCGTCGTGCTGGTCCTCGAGGCGTACGTGGTGTGGTCGGCGCTGACCGGGCGCCCGCTCGTCGTGCTGCCGGACGTGGACCCCCTGGTCATCGCGCCCGTGCTGTTCTTCGTGGCGCTCATCGCGCTGCTCGTGGGGACGCAGGTGGGCGCCGGGCGCTCGCCGCACGTCACCTACCGGCCCGAGCAGGTCGACGTCACGCTCGACGACGTCGTGGGCATCGACCCGATCGTCGACGACGTGCGCCGGTCCATCGACCTGTTCCAGACGCACCGCCGGTTCGCCGACCAGATGGGCGGCACGCCGCGGCGCGGCATCCTCTTCGAGGGGCCGCCCGGGACGGGCAAGACGCTCACGGCCAAGGCGATGGCCGCCGAGGCGGGCGTGCCGTTCCTGTTCGTCTCGGCGACGAGCTTCCAGTCGATGTACTACGGCGCGACGGCGCGCAAGATCCGCACCTACTTCAAGGCGCTGCGCACCGCGGCCCGCAAGGAGGGCGGCGCGATCGGGTTCATCGAGGAGATCGACGCGATCGCGCTGCGTCGTGGCGGCGTGCTGGGGGCGGACCCGACCGCGGCGTTCGTGGCCCTGCCGTCGCCGTCGGCGATGCTGGCCGGCCAGGGCACGGGGGTCGTGCGCAACGCGATGATCTCCGAGGGCACGGGGGTCGTGCGCAACGCGATGATCTCCGAGGGCACGGGCGGCGTGGTCAACGAGCTGCTGGTGCAGATGCAGTCGTTCGACGAGCCCGTCGGCTCCGACAAGATCTACAACCGGCTCGTCGCGGCGGTGAACCTGCTGCTGCCGTCGCACCGTCAGCTCATGCAGCGCCGGCCCACGCGCGCGCCGATCCTGCTCATCGCGGCGACCAACCGCGCCGACCACCTCGACCCGGCGCTGCTGCGCCCGGGTCGCTTCGACCGGCGGCTCACGTTCAACCCGCCGGACGCGCACGGGCGGCGGGCGCTCGTCGACCACTTCCTCGCCCGGCGGTCCCACCACCCCGAGCTCGACGAGCCCGCTGTGCGTGACCGCGTCGCCGCCGCGACCAGCGGCTGGACGCCCGTGATGGTCGAGCACCTGCTCGACGAGGCGCTGGTCAACGCGCTGCGCCGCGGCGACGACGCGATGTCGTTCGTCGACGTGGAGCAGGCGCGCATCACCGAGCTCGTCGGTCTCGGGCATCCCGTGACGTACACGCAGACGGAGCGCACGCTGATCGCGACGCACGAGGCGGGGCACGCGGTGACGGCGTGGCTCGTCGCGCCGAACCGCAACCTCGAGGTCCTGACGATCGTCAAGCGCGGCTCGGCCCTCGGCCTGCTCGCCCACGGCGACTGCGAGGAGGTCTACACCCACACGCACTACGACCTGCGGGCGCTCGTGCAGATCGCGATGGGCGGCTGGGTGGCCGAGGAGCTGTTCTTCGGCCAGACGACGACGGGGCCGGCGTCCGACCTCGCGGCGGCGACGCGCACGGCGGCGCAGATGGTCGGGGCGGCCGGCATGACCGGCTCGCTGGTGTCGTTCGCGGCGACCGACCGGGACCTGGTGTCCGCGGTCATCGCCGACCGCTCGGCGCGGGCGCAGCTCGAGGAGGTCCTCGACGGTGCGCGCGGCACGGTGCGCCGGTTGCTCGCGAGCAACCGGGACCTCGTCGAGGCGCTGCGCGACGCGCTCCTGGAGCGGCACGAGCTGGTCGGCGAGGAGATCACGTCGGTGCTGGAGAAGGCGGTCACGGCACGGCCCGATGGCGTGCGTCCGGTGTCGCCCGGTGAGCACCTGCGGATCGCCTGA
- a CDS encoding alpha/beta fold hydrolase: MSRTHHRTVTVGGLEVFYREAGPQDAPVILLLHGYPTSSHMFRHLIPALSDTYRVIAPDHIGFGRSSAPSAEDFDYTFDALADVTAAFVQALGVERYTVYVQDYGAPIAWRLALADPTAVEGVISQNGNAYEEGFVPAFWEPIWADAAHRTTSTRDALRPALGRAAVEWQYTHGVPDPTLVDPDAWEHDITLLQRPGQDLVQLDLFRDYASNRDLYPALHDWLRTSGVPVLAIWGRNDEIFAAAGAEAFARDAPGARVELLDAGHFLLETHLEEVAASIRDWRRTF, encoded by the coding sequence ATGTCCCGGACGCACCACCGCACCGTCACCGTCGGCGGTCTCGAGGTGTTCTACCGCGAGGCGGGGCCGCAGGACGCCCCGGTGATCCTGCTCCTGCACGGGTACCCGACGAGCTCCCACATGTTCCGCCACCTCATCCCGGCCCTGTCGGACACGTACCGCGTCATCGCCCCGGACCACATCGGGTTCGGCCGCTCGTCGGCACCGTCCGCCGAGGACTTCGACTACACCTTCGACGCCCTCGCCGACGTGACCGCGGCGTTCGTCCAGGCACTCGGCGTCGAGCGGTACACGGTGTACGTCCAGGACTACGGCGCGCCGATCGCCTGGCGCCTCGCACTGGCCGACCCCACCGCCGTCGAGGGCGTCATCTCGCAGAACGGCAACGCGTACGAGGAAGGTTTCGTCCCGGCCTTCTGGGAGCCGATCTGGGCCGACGCGGCCCACCGGACGACGAGTACGCGGGACGCGCTGCGCCCCGCGCTGGGACGGGCGGCGGTCGAGTGGCAGTACACGCACGGCGTACCCGACCCGACACTGGTCGACCCCGACGCGTGGGAGCACGACATCACGCTGCTGCAGCGACCCGGCCAGGACCTCGTCCAGCTGGACCTCTTCCGCGACTACGCGAGCAACCGCGACCTCTACCCCGCGCTGCACGACTGGCTCCGCACGTCCGGCGTCCCGGTGCTCGCCATCTGGGGCCGCAACGACGAGATCTTCGCGGCGGCCGGCGCCGAGGCGTTCGCGCGGGACGCGCCCGGCGCGCGGGTCGAGCTGCTCGACGCGGGGCACTTCCTGCTCGAGACGCACCTCGAGGAGGTCGCGGCCTCGATCCGGGACTGGCGTCGCACGTTCTAG
- the nrdE gene encoding class 1b ribonucleoside-diphosphate reductase subunit alpha produces the protein MAATVADTRVDLTGLDYHALNAMLNLYDADGKIQFDADRQAAREFFLQHVNQNTVFFHDLEEKLDYLVENKYYDPAVLAQYDRAFVKSLFQHAYSKKFRFQTFLGAFKYYTSYTLKTFDGKRYLERFEDRVTMVALSLAEGDETFASHLVDEIVSGRFQPATPTFLNLGKAQRGEPVSCFLLRIEDNMESIARGINSALQLSKRGGGVALLLSNIREHGAPIKHIENQSSGVIPVMKLLEDSFSYANQLGARQGAGAVYLHAHHPDIYRFLDTKRENADEKIRIKTLSLGVVIPDITFDLAKKNEPMYLFSPYDVERVYGVPFADVNVTEKYYEMVDDARIRKTKINAREFFQTLAEIQFESGYPYVMFEDTVNRANPIEGKITHSNLCSEILQVSTPSTYNEDLSYAEVGRDISCNLGSMNIALSMDSPDLGKTVETAIRALTAVSDQTSIESVPSIKKANAGGHAIGLGQMNLHGYLARERIHYGSDEGLDFTNIYFYTVAYHAIRASNLLAQERGERFYGFERSTYATGEYFTKYVEREWKPRTARVQALFDEAGVRIPTQDDWRLLAALVAEHGLYNQNLQAVPPTGSISYINHSTSSIHPIASKIEIRKEGKIGRVYYPAPFMTNDNLEYYADAYEIGFEKVIDTYAEATQHVDQGLSLTLFFKDTATTRDLNRAQIYAWKKGIKTIYYIRLRQMALEGTEVEGCVSCML, from the coding sequence TTGGCAGCGACAGTCGCGGATACCCGCGTAGACCTGACGGGGCTGGACTACCACGCCCTCAACGCGATGCTCAACCTCTACGACGCGGACGGGAAGATCCAGTTCGACGCCGACCGGCAGGCCGCGCGCGAGTTCTTCCTGCAGCACGTCAACCAGAACACGGTCTTCTTCCACGACCTCGAGGAGAAGCTCGACTACCTGGTCGAGAACAAGTACTACGACCCGGCCGTGCTCGCGCAGTACGACCGCGCGTTCGTCAAGTCGCTCTTCCAGCACGCGTACTCGAAGAAGTTCCGCTTCCAGACCTTCCTCGGCGCGTTCAAGTACTACACCTCGTACACGCTCAAGACGTTCGACGGCAAGCGGTACCTCGAGCGCTTCGAGGACCGCGTGACGATGGTCGCGCTGTCCCTGGCGGAGGGTGACGAGACGTTCGCGTCCCACCTGGTCGACGAGATCGTCTCCGGTCGCTTCCAGCCGGCGACGCCGACGTTCCTCAACCTCGGCAAGGCGCAGCGCGGCGAGCCCGTCTCCTGCTTCCTGCTGCGCATCGAGGACAACATGGAGTCCATCGCGCGCGGCATCAACTCCGCGCTGCAGCTCTCCAAGCGCGGCGGCGGCGTGGCGCTGCTGCTGTCGAACATCCGCGAGCACGGTGCGCCCATCAAGCACATCGAGAACCAGTCGTCCGGCGTCATCCCCGTGATGAAGCTGCTCGAGGACTCGTTCAGCTACGCCAACCAGCTCGGTGCCCGCCAGGGCGCCGGCGCCGTGTACCTGCACGCGCACCACCCGGACATCTACCGCTTCCTCGACACCAAGCGCGAGAACGCGGACGAGAAGATCCGCATCAAGACCCTGTCGCTCGGCGTCGTCATCCCGGACATCACGTTCGACCTGGCGAAGAAGAACGAGCCCATGTACCTCTTCTCGCCGTACGACGTCGAGCGCGTCTACGGCGTGCCGTTCGCCGACGTGAACGTCACCGAGAAGTACTACGAGATGGTCGACGACGCGCGCATCCGCAAGACCAAGATCAACGCGCGCGAGTTCTTCCAGACCCTCGCGGAGATCCAGTTCGAGTCCGGCTACCCGTACGTCATGTTCGAGGACACGGTGAACCGGGCCAACCCGATCGAGGGCAAGATCACGCACTCGAACCTGTGCTCGGAGATCCTGCAGGTCTCCACCCCGTCGACGTACAACGAGGACCTGTCGTACGCCGAGGTCGGTCGCGACATCTCGTGCAACCTCGGGTCGATGAACATCGCGCTGTCGATGGACTCCCCGGACCTGGGCAAGACCGTCGAGACCGCGATCCGCGCGCTGACCGCGGTGTCCGACCAGACGAGCATCGAGTCGGTGCCGTCCATCAAGAAGGCCAACGCGGGCGGCCACGCCATCGGCCTGGGGCAGATGAACCTGCACGGGTACCTGGCGCGCGAGCGGATCCACTACGGGTCCGACGAGGGCCTCGACTTCACGAACATCTACTTCTACACCGTCGCGTACCACGCGATCCGCGCGTCGAACCTCCTCGCCCAGGAGCGCGGCGAGAGGTTCTACGGGTTCGAGCGCTCGACGTACGCGACCGGCGAGTACTTCACCAAGTACGTCGAGCGGGAGTGGAAGCCGCGCACCGCGCGCGTCCAGGCGCTGTTCGACGAGGCCGGCGTCCGGATCCCCACGCAGGACGACTGGCGGCTGCTCGCCGCGCTCGTCGCCGAGCACGGCCTGTACAACCAGAACCTGCAGGCCGTCCCGCCGACCGGGTCGATCTCCTACATCAACCACTCGACGAGCTCGATCCACCCGATCGCCTCGAAGATCGAGATCCGCAAGGAGGGCAAGATCGGGCGCGTCTACTACCCGGCGCCCTTCATGACGAACGACAACCTCGAGTACTACGCCGACGCGTACGAGATCGGGTTCGAGAAGGTCATCGACACCTACGCCGAGGCGACGCAGCACGTCGACCAGGGCCTGTCGCTCACGCTCTTCTTCAAGGACACCGCCACCACGCGCGACCTCAACCGGGCGCAGATCTACGCGTGGAAGAAGGGCATCAAGACCATCTACTACATCCGCCTGCGGCAGATGGCGCTCGAGGGCACCGAGGTCGAGGGCTGCGTCAGCTGCATGCTGTGA
- a CDS encoding immunoglobulin domain-containing protein has product MTAVDRKPGPTRARARTLPLRRALAVLLAACLGTGILTVAVAAPAAPAAAEPGGRHEYTAPAFTVADNGYSDPDTIVLEVPEGTGILTGASIRMHGGPEGRAETLAIWVETPTGPVLGPGCRDSEGGFSLCQQDILQVSDPAGTWRLYLLDGMPRFDGSVDSYDGLTLSLTTEPYPPAPTITAHPAAEVQATVGTPVTLTSSGSGYPAPQVQWWVVTPDGGDVIPGATSPDYTFTPTSEDHGRAYFATYANRWGSAMTRNAVIIIATLPQITVHPTAAQVQSGQQVRFVSDATSYPEATVQWKRLDAATGAPVDVPGATSKTLTLEEVTFADHGTSYVAVYTNPLGDSWTDPALLQVEPAAASVVTDPVDMTVRAGSPASFTAEATGDGIVSVQWSVATQGSSTFDPIPGATSPTYSLTSASADDDGNVYRAYVSNDHGGEFSASATLHVQYAPVILEHPEPALATREGDAKFTAAASGNPTPTVQWQVSTDDAAPFTDIPGATSPTLELHGLRYADSARYQAVFTNEVDSTTTGWARLRVPGTRPSLTVEPTDQDVLAGTEVTFTAGAAGDPTPSVQWHVITGSGQEPIPGATSATYTFTAGAHDDDTQYYAMFINVAGSVGTMPVTLTVSAAPVVTSSPADRSAPEGTTTTFTSHATGHPAPSVQWQVSTDDGTTFTDIDGATGATLDVVADLDVTGHQYRAVHTNRAGDDISDPATLSVLPLPVVVTEPTPQSATAGGTVTFSVRPDDPTATIQWQVSTDGGLTFSDLEGETDGDLTFVATPDLDGNLYRALFTTTGGTTATEASVLTVAAAPAPPLPAEGGAVPPAGTPADVSQPAAGRTPGGTQASALAVTGGDPGLLALAAGLLAALGLAGVTIARRRTAR; this is encoded by the coding sequence ATGACGGCAGTCGACCGGAAGCCCGGCCCCACGCGCGCACGCGCCCGGACATTGCCGTTGCGGCGCGCGCTCGCGGTGCTGCTGGCCGCCTGCCTGGGCACGGGCATCCTCACGGTCGCCGTCGCGGCCCCGGCCGCTCCGGCAGCCGCCGAACCCGGGGGGCGGCACGAGTACACCGCACCGGCGTTCACCGTTGCGGACAATGGGTACTCCGACCCCGACACCATCGTGCTCGAGGTGCCCGAGGGCACCGGCATTCTCACGGGGGCGTCGATCCGCATGCACGGTGGTCCGGAGGGCCGGGCCGAGACGCTCGCGATCTGGGTCGAGACACCTACCGGACCCGTGCTGGGGCCCGGGTGCCGCGACAGCGAGGGTGGGTTCTCGCTGTGCCAGCAGGACATCCTGCAGGTGTCGGACCCTGCCGGAACGTGGCGGTTGTACCTGTTGGACGGGATGCCGCGCTTCGACGGCTCGGTGGACAGCTACGACGGGCTCACGCTGAGCCTGACGACTGAGCCGTACCCTCCCGCCCCGACGATCACGGCGCACCCCGCCGCTGAGGTCCAGGCCACCGTCGGCACCCCGGTGACGCTGACCTCCTCGGGCAGCGGCTACCCGGCCCCTCAGGTGCAGTGGTGGGTCGTGACGCCGGACGGGGGCGACGTCATCCCCGGCGCGACGAGTCCCGACTACACCTTCACCCCGACGTCCGAGGACCACGGGCGCGCCTACTTCGCCACGTACGCAAACCGCTGGGGCTCCGCGATGACCCGCAACGCGGTCATCATCATCGCGACGCTCCCGCAGATCACGGTCCACCCCACCGCCGCCCAGGTGCAGTCCGGGCAACAGGTCAGGTTCGTGTCCGACGCCACCTCCTACCCCGAGGCGACGGTTCAGTGGAAGCGGCTGGATGCTGCCACCGGGGCGCCGGTGGACGTCCCGGGAGCGACCAGCAAGACCCTCACCTTGGAGGAGGTGACGTTCGCAGATCACGGGACGAGCTACGTCGCGGTGTACACGAACCCCCTCGGAGACTCCTGGACGGATCCTGCGCTTCTGCAGGTCGAGCCCGCGGCTGCGTCGGTCGTCACCGACCCGGTCGACATGACCGTCCGGGCAGGCAGCCCCGCGTCCTTCACCGCCGAGGCCACCGGCGACGGGATCGTGAGCGTCCAGTGGTCCGTCGCCACGCAGGGCAGCTCGACGTTCGACCCGATCCCCGGGGCGACGTCGCCGACCTACTCCCTCACCTCGGCGAGCGCCGACGACGACGGGAACGTCTACCGGGCCTACGTCAGCAACGACCACGGTGGCGAGTTCAGCGCTTCGGCCACCCTTCACGTCCAGTACGCCCCGGTGATCCTCGAGCACCCGGAGCCTGCCCTGGCGACCAGGGAGGGTGACGCGAAGTTCACCGCCGCGGCCTCAGGCAACCCGACCCCCACGGTCCAGTGGCAGGTCAGCACCGACGACGCAGCACCGTTCACCGACATCCCCGGTGCCACCTCGCCCACGCTGGAGCTTCACGGTCTGCGGTACGCCGACAGCGCCCGGTACCAGGCCGTGTTCACCAACGAGGTCGACAGCACCACGACCGGCTGGGCACGGCTCCGCGTGCCCGGCACCCGGCCGTCCCTCACCGTCGAGCCGACCGATCAGGACGTCCTGGCAGGCACCGAGGTGACCTTCACCGCGGGCGCCGCCGGGGACCCGACGCCCTCGGTCCAGTGGCACGTGATCACCGGCAGCGGCCAGGAGCCGATCCCCGGTGCGACGTCCGCGACGTACACGTTCACCGCCGGCGCGCACGACGACGACACCCAGTACTACGCCATGTTCATCAACGTCGCGGGGTCCGTCGGCACGATGCCCGTGACCCTGACGGTCAGCGCCGCACCCGTCGTGACGTCGTCACCGGCCGACCGCAGCGCGCCGGAAGGCACGACGACCACGTTCACCTCGCACGCCACCGGGCACCCCGCCCCCAGCGTGCAGTGGCAGGTCAGCACCGACGACGGGACGACGTTCACCGACATCGACGGTGCCACCGGCGCCACCCTGGACGTCGTGGCCGACCTCGACGTCACGGGCCACCAGTACCGCGCGGTCCACACCAACCGCGCCGGTGACGACATCTCCGACCCGGCCACGCTGAGCGTGCTGCCGCTGCCGGTCGTGGTCACCGAACCGACACCCCAGTCCGCGACGGCCGGGGGGACGGTCACGTTCTCCGTCCGACCCGACGACCCGACCGCCACCATCCAGTGGCAGGTCAGCACCGACGGCGGGCTCACGTTCAGCGACCTGGAAGGCGAGACCGACGGCGACCTGACGTTCGTCGCGACGCCGGACCTGGACGGCAACCTGTACCGGGCGCTGTTCACCACAACCGGCGGCACGACCGCCACCGAGGCCAGCGTGCTCACTGTGGCCGCCGCACCCGCCCCGCCCCTCCCGGCTGAGGGTGGCGCGGTGCCGCCGGCAGGCACCCCGGCTGACGTCTCGCAGCCGGCCGCAGGCCGCACCCCAGGTGGGACGCAGGCATCCGCCCTGGCCGTCACCGGCGGAGACCCGGGACTGCTCGCACTGGCGGCAGGGCTGCTGGCGGCCCTCGGCCTCGCCGGCGTCACCATCGCACGGCGCCGGACCGCGCGGTAG
- the nrdI gene encoding class Ib ribonucleoside-diphosphate reductase assembly flavoprotein NrdI, which translates to MAQLVYFSSASDNTHRFVQKLGLSAQRIPLRPTDGFLHVSEPYVLVVPTYGGGNEGGAVPRQVVKFLNDEDNRALIRGVIAAGNTNFGEAYCIAGDIVATKCHVPYLYAFELMGTTEDVNRVREGLGRFWQRQSRIPA; encoded by the coding sequence GTGGCACAGCTCGTCTACTTCTCGTCCGCGTCGGATAACACCCACCGCTTCGTGCAGAAGCTCGGGCTGTCGGCGCAGCGCATCCCGCTGCGGCCGACCGACGGGTTCCTGCACGTGAGCGAGCCGTACGTGCTCGTCGTCCCCACCTACGGCGGGGGCAACGAGGGCGGCGCCGTGCCACGCCAGGTCGTCAAGTTCCTCAACGACGAGGACAACCGTGCGCTGATCCGCGGCGTCATCGCGGCCGGCAACACGAACTTCGGAGAGGCGTACTGCATCGCGGGCGACATCGTGGCCACCAAGTGCCACGTGCCGTACCTGTACGCCTTCGAGCTCATGGGAACCACTGAGGACGTCAACCGCGTCCGTGAGGGATTGGGAAGATTTTGGCAGCGACAGTCGCGGATACCCGCGTAG
- the nrdH gene encoding glutaredoxin-like protein NrdH, translating into MTITVYSKPACVQCTATYRALDKLGHDYTVVDISQDADARDYVMSLGHLQAPVVVVGAENWSGYRPDRIKALAEKLATQVA; encoded by the coding sequence ATGACCATCACGGTGTACAGCAAGCCGGCCTGCGTGCAGTGCACGGCGACGTACCGCGCCCTCGACAAGCTCGGCCACGACTACACGGTCGTCGACATCTCGCAGGACGCCGACGCGCGTGACTACGTGATGTCGCTCGGCCACCTCCAGGCGCCCGTCGTCGTCGTCGGCGCGGAGAACTGGTCGGGCTACCGTCCCGACCGCATCAAGGCTCTCGCGGAGAAGCTGGCGACGCAGGTCGCCTGA
- the nrdF gene encoding class 1b ribonucleoside-diphosphate reductase subunit beta, which translates to MSPTGKIKLVDRVSAINWNRLIDEKDAEVWDRLVGNFWLPEKVPVSNDIQSWATLTEAEKTMTSRVFTGLTLLDTIQGTVGAVSLIPDALTPHEEAVYTNIAFMESVHAKSYSSIFSTLMSTKDIDEAFRWSEENPNLQRKAEIVLEYYRGDDPLKRKVASTMLESFLFYSGFYAPMYWASRAKLTNTADLIRLIIRDEAVHGYYIGYKFQKGLELVSPAERAELKDYTFNLLFELYDNEVEYTQDLYDDLGLTEDVKKFLRYNANKALMNLGYEALFPRDETDVNPAILSALSPNADENHDFFSGSGSSYVIGKAVNTEDDDWDF; encoded by the coding sequence ATGAGCCCCACAGGCAAGATCAAGCTGGTCGACCGCGTGTCGGCGATCAACTGGAACCGGTTGATCGACGAGAAGGACGCGGAGGTCTGGGACCGCCTCGTCGGCAACTTCTGGCTGCCCGAGAAGGTGCCGGTCTCCAACGACATCCAGTCCTGGGCGACCCTCACCGAGGCCGAGAAGACGATGACGAGCCGCGTCTTCACGGGCCTGACGCTGCTGGACACCATCCAGGGCACGGTCGGCGCGGTCAGCCTCATCCCCGACGCGCTGACCCCGCACGAGGAGGCCGTCTACACGAACATCGCGTTCATGGAGTCGGTGCACGCCAAGTCGTACTCCTCGATCTTCTCGACGCTCATGTCGACCAAGGACATCGACGAGGCGTTCCGCTGGTCGGAGGAGAACCCGAACCTGCAGCGCAAGGCCGAGATCGTCCTCGAGTACTACCGCGGCGACGACCCGCTCAAGCGCAAGGTCGCCTCGACGATGCTCGAGTCGTTCCTCTTCTACTCGGGCTTCTACGCGCCCATGTACTGGGCGTCGCGCGCCAAGCTGACGAACACGGCCGACCTGATCCGCCTCATCATCCGCGACGAGGCCGTGCACGGGTACTACATCGGCTACAAGTTCCAGAAGGGCCTGGAGCTGGTGTCGCCGGCCGAGCGCGCCGAGCTCAAGGACTACACGTTCAACCTGCTCTTCGAGCTGTACGACAACGAGGTGGAGTACACGCAGGACCTCTACGACGACCTGGGCCTGACCGAGGACGTCAAGAAGTTCCTGCGCTACAACGCCAACAAGGCCCTGATGAACCTGGGCTACGAGGCGCTGTTCCCGCGTGACGAGACGGACGTCAACCCGGCGATCCTCTCGGCGCTGAGCCCCAACGCCGACGAGAACCACGACTTCTTCTCCGGGTCGGGCTCGTCGTACGTCATCGGCAAGGCCGTCAACACCGAGGACGACGACTGGGACTTCTGA
- a CDS encoding heat shock protein transcriptional repressor HspR, with translation MDEDAKVYVISVAAQLAGMHPQTLRQYDRLGLVRPARTRGRGRRYSMRDIQVLREVQRLSQDEGVNLAGIKRILELEEEVRAMRRQVEFLRTLVDPRGRVFRADPTGNVVADRLHPLAEPAPERRPRWTPRQLTSGSGPRD, from the coding sequence ATGGACGAGGACGCGAAGGTCTACGTGATCTCCGTCGCCGCGCAGCTCGCGGGCATGCACCCGCAGACGCTGCGCCAGTACGACCGCCTCGGCCTGGTCCGGCCCGCCCGCACGCGCGGCCGCGGCCGCCGGTACTCCATGCGTGACATCCAGGTGCTGCGCGAGGTGCAGCGGCTCTCGCAGGACGAGGGCGTCAACCTCGCGGGGATCAAGCGGATCCTCGAGCTCGAGGAGGAGGTCCGCGCGATGCGCCGGCAGGTCGAGTTCCTGCGGACCCTCGTCGACCCGCGCGGCCGCGTGTTCCGGGCGGACCCGACCGGCAACGTCGTGGCCGACCGCCTGCACCCGCTGGCGGAGCCGGCTCCGGAGCGCCGCCCGCGCTGGACGCCGCGCCAGCTCACCTCGGGCAGCGGCCCGCGCGACTGA